A single Candoia aspera isolate rCanAsp1 chromosome 5, rCanAsp1.hap2, whole genome shotgun sequence DNA region contains:
- the MRPL57 gene encoding large ribosomal subunit protein mL63, which translates to MFLTRALFRNRIPGKQWIGKHRRPRLVTSLMKGNMIKRLEIEAENEYWLSCPYMTKEQEYRHDEENVLALWQQRISEERAKFPEHKYASEHLNHLNVTKRWTDS; encoded by the coding sequence atgtTTCTGACTCGAGCACTGTTTCGAAACAGAATTCCTGGGAAACAATGGATTGGTAAACACAGACGGCCAAGATTAGTTACTTCTTTAATGAAGGGGAATATGATTAAGAGACTGGAAATTGAAGCTGAAAATGAGTATTGGCTGAGTTGTCCATATATGACAAAAGAGCAGGAATATCGCCACGATGAGGAAAATGTACTTGCATTATGGCAGCAAAGAATAAGTGAAGAGAGAGCAAAGTTTCCTGAACACAAGTATGCTTCAGAACATCTGAATCACCTTAATGTGACCAAGAGATGGACAGATTCCTGA